Proteins found in one Xenopus laevis strain J_2021 chromosome 1L, Xenopus_laevis_v10.1, whole genome shotgun sequence genomic segment:
- the LOC121400483 gene encoding vomeronasal type-2 receptor 26-like, with amino-acid sequence MCIEKQIEFLSYDNDYLGIAFTMNSLILFTVGAVILGIFISFRNTPVVKANNRNLSFILLVSIKLSFLSVFLFLGRPSDITCMLRQTSFGNTFSIAVSCVLAKTILVYIVFKATKPGSSWSKWVGAKLSHYIVLVCSFIQILITVLWLSISPPFVEYNILSEPGKIIIQCNEGSVVAFYIVLSYMGLLASLSFIVAFLARTLPDSFNEAKYITFSMLLFCSVWITMIPAYLSTKGKNTVCVEIFAIITSSCGLLFCIFLPKCYIILLKPEMNSKQYLLGNPNK; translated from the coding sequence atGTGTATTGAGAAACAAATTGAGTTCCTCTCTTATGACAATGATTACTTAGGCATAGCCTTCACAATGAACTCTTTGATATTGTTTACGGTAGGGGCAGTTATATTGGGAATATTTATTTCGTTTCGAAACACTCCAGTAGTGAAAGCCAATAATCGCAATCtgagctttattctccttgtctccatcaagctgagcttcctctctgtgtttctgttccttggtCGTCCTtctgatataacctgcatgctcaGGCAAACATCATTTGGAaacaccttctccatagctgtgtCTTGTGTTCTAGCTAAGACTATCCTGGTTTATATTGTTTTCAAAGCCACAAAGCCTGGAAGCTCTTGGAGTAAATGGGTAGGAGCAAAACTGTCACATTATATTGTTCTTGTTTGTTCATTCATTCAAATACTGATAACGGTTTTATGGCTgtctatttctcctccctttgTGGAATACAATATACTTTCTGAACCTGGAAAAATAATCATTCAGTGCAACGAGGGTTCAGTGGTTGCCTTTTACATTGTCCTCTCCTACATGGGATTGTTGGCATCTTTGAGCTTCATTGTAGCTTTCTTGGCTCGGACATTACcagacagttttaatgaggccaagtacatcactttcagcatgttgctcttctgcagtgtttggatcacaatgatcccggcctatctgagcaccaaaggcaaaaacactgtgtgtgtggagatatttgccataatcACTTCAAGCTGTGGccttctcttctgtatatttctcccaaaatgttacattattttattaaagccaGAGATGAACTCGAAACAGTACTTACTAGGGAACCCAAATAAATAG